In Vicingaceae bacterium, the following proteins share a genomic window:
- a CDS encoding oxidoreductase: protein MHDFFEQIIRDLADKGFCISSFPDTDLCNDLKNEALLRYDEGSFHLASIGKSFRNTTDLSVRSDKIIWIEQNAQKFSSALRYLHFLNEFAVYLNRTCFTNIGVIECFYACYAPGSFYKKHLDRFKNSDNRLFTVILYLNDHILSCNQGGQLRLYTNDTNHLDIIPSLGTWVIFDSGRFYHEVLTSNTHRFSITAFMRRNNPMSF, encoded by the coding sequence ATGCACGATTTTTTCGAACAAATTATCCGGGACCTTGCCGATAAGGGATTTTGCATCTCTTCTTTTCCCGACACCGATCTGTGCAACGACCTTAAAAACGAAGCTCTGCTACGCTATGATGAAGGATCTTTCCATCTAGCCTCTATAGGCAAATCTTTCAGAAACACTACCGACTTGTCTGTTCGCTCCGACAAAATCATCTGGATCGAACAAAATGCCCAAAAATTCTCCTCTGCCCTTCGATACTTGCATTTTCTCAATGAATTTGCAGTATACCTCAATCGTACTTGCTTTACAAACATCGGTGTCATTGAATGTTTTTATGCCTGCTACGCTCCGGGCAGTTTCTATAAAAAACATTTAGACCGATTCAAAAACAGCGACAACCGTCTTTTTACCGTCATTCTCTATCTCAATGATCATATCCTATCGTGCAACCAAGGCGGTCAACTTAGATTATACACAAATGATACAAATCATCTCGATATCATCCCTTCATTAGGAACTTGGGTAATTTTTGACTCTGGGCGTTTTTATCATGAAGTACTGACCTCCAATACCCATCGTTTTTCAATTACTGCTTTTATGAGAAGAAACAACCCCATGTCTTTTTGA